A portion of the Carya illinoinensis cultivar Pawnee chromosome 11, C.illinoinensisPawnee_v1, whole genome shotgun sequence genome contains these proteins:
- the LOC122280714 gene encoding uncharacterized protein LOC122280714, with protein sequence MPEILSSAENQLNGVGGGPLLVASTETVGSKRQRRPSVRLGDIGGDQPYDSHVRRSPHPHPLHLHLHNNGNKHWKLAMKDSNNHSSASGKTSKTRTLFHLSSSETLDGEDKEGNIDGLALSSWKVKDSKKRAFTAKRVRSNWVSKVVDEGDGGVGAGAEGDDKYGGGEGENIDNGYRDFDVENSESPLKEQSPVHSLENLGLDGHGNERDLIYRRPIRARGVVSEGPHDGVELSGPSDTDWKCGTSGDRNGNNGGEDGVRIWLNGLGLGRYAPVFEIHEVDDEVLPMLTLDDLKDMGINAVGSRRKMYCAIQKLGKGFS encoded by the coding sequence ATGCCCGAGATACTTTCTTCAGCAGAGAATCAGCTCAACGGCGTCGGTGGTGGACCCCTTTTGGTTGCTTCTACCGAGACCGTCGGATCCAAGCGCCAGCGCCGACCCAGCGTCCGATTGGGCGACATCGGAGGCGACCAACCCTACGATTCTCACGTGCGGAGGagcccccacccccaccccctccacctccacctccacaacAACGGTAACAAGCACTGGAAGCTCGCGATGAAGGACTCCAACAACCACTCTAGTGCCTCAGGTAAAACCTCCAAGACTCGAACTTTATTTCATCTGAGTTCTTCCGAAACCCTAGACGGCGAGGACAAGGAAGGAAACATCGATGGCCTTGCTCTTTCGAGTTGGAAGGTCAAGGATTCTAAAAAGCGAGCCTTCACGGCTAAAAGGGTCCGATCCAATTGGGTTTCTAAGGTTGTCGATGAGGGTGATGGCGGTGTTGGTGCTGGTGCTGAAGGGGATGACAAATATGGTGGCGGTGAAGGTGAAAATATCGATAACGGGTATCGAGATTTCGATGTTGAAAACTCGGAAAGTCCGTTGAAAGAGCAAAGCCCGGTTCATTCCCTTGAAAATCTTGGTTTGGACGGGCATGGAAATGAGAGAGATTTGATTTATAGGAGACCCATTAGGGCTAGGGGGGTTGTTTCGGAGGGCCCCCATGATGGAGTGGAATTATCAGGGCCGTCCGATACAGATTGGAAGTGCGGGACGAGTGGTGATAGGAATGGGAATAACGGAGGAGAAGATGGGGTGAGGATCTGGCTCAATGGGTTAGGGTTAGGTCGGTATGCGCCGGTGTTTGAAATTCACGAGGTTGACGACGAGGTTTTGCCCATGTTGACTTTAGATGATCTCAAGGATATGGGGATCAATGCGGTCGGGTCCAGAAGAAAAATGTATTGCGCAATTCAAAAGCTTGGAAAGGGGTTTTCatga